The Macaca fascicularis isolate 582-1 chromosome 14, T2T-MFA8v1.1 genome contains the following window.
gcgtacgccgccacgcctggctaatttttttgtattttagtagagacggggtttcaccgtgttgctcaggctggttgcgaactcctgagctcaggcaatccacctacctcggcctcccaaagtgctgggattacagacgtgagctccCGTGCCCGGCCTAAACGCCTTCTTTACCAGAGCTATTGAGGCCTCCTTtcagagtctcagtttccccctctgtggAATGGGTTTAGGCTTTGTACGAATCCTAAGGTCCTTCTCAGCTGTGGGATCTAGTGACTCGGGGAGGATGGTGGGGCCAGAGGAGGGTGTGTGCGAAGGGCATCCTGACTTTGCCTTCCCCTGCCCTGAGGGcttggctgaggcaggtgagcgGAACACATGATCAATTAAATTCTCTCCTGGTGGGGGTTCTGACCCTGCTGTGCGTCAGAGCCACCTCCTCTGGAGACTTGGTCTGCCCTGCCTCCATTCCCTCCCTTATTTCCACCCTCACCTCCCAGGACGTGATTTGTCCTGATTAAGCAGAAACTGGGCTGGGATGCCAACCGAGAGGGTTAAGAGGCACCGCCTATTACCGGGACACAGCCATGGTCACAGCCTTGGGTTAGGGCTGGGACAGTCTAACAATGGGGAGAAAGCCATTAATGTGCTCTGTGAACTTGAGTACACTTTTCCTCCCTGGGtgtcaattttctcatctaaaatGGGTTGGATAAGatcactgtttctttcttttcttttttttggtgggtGGGGACATAGtgtccctgtgtcacccaggctagagggcagtggagtgatctcagctcactgcaacctccacctcccaggttcaagcgattctcctgcctcagcctcccgagtagctgggattacaggtgcctgccaccatgcccagctaatttttgtgtttttggtagagatgaggtttcaccatgttgtccaggctgatcttgaactcctgacctcaggcttcccgccagcttcccaaagtgctgggattacacgcgtgagccactgcgcccagcccagatcaGTGTTTCTTAAGCACCTATTCCATGCGTTGCCCAGAGGTGTTACGTAACAAACTTGGGAAATCTGggattaaacaaaattaacaaaatgtctCTCTGAGGGGTGTCTGGGAGCCTTTTTGAAGCTAAAGTGCACTGTGAGTGTGTAGGCAGGGGGCAGAGTACAGTTTCCcacattgatttttctgtttgttttgcctTGGGGCTTTGCTGCTGCGTCTCCCGGGGCTGTTGTATGGAGCAGGGCTGGGAACGCTGGGCGAGGGTCAGGGTGTCCCCACCTCATGGGTGCTGCTTTCCCCCCTCAGTTGCCCAACATGTTTGGGAACCTGCGCTCCACGTTAATGGCCCTCATGATTGGCTCTTATGCTTCTTCTGCCATCACATTCCCAGGAATCAAGGTATGGAGCTGCTTGGGGGGCCAGTGAGGCcacctgggttttctttttgtcttgacACAAGAACTGGGTGGGGCTGAGTGAGCAGCAGCTAGTGCTGACCCACGGGTCTGACTTCTGCGCTCTCCTTTCTCTGTCATCATCCCAGTGCAGGCCTTCCCCGTCTCTCCTGGGCCAAGGCAAGCTTTCTCAGCTGGTCTCCCTGCCTCtgattctttttctctgtaaTCTGTCACTCACATGACTTCCAGAAGGATCCCAGATGGGGAACTGGCTCACACACTGCGGAAAAACCTTCAGTGGTTTAGCTTCACCTACAGAATCAAGTCTAGCCCCTTCACACGCATTCAAGGTCCCTGACTCGCTGGCTTTATTCAGCCTTTGGGGCCACATTTTTCCACACCTTCCAGAGAGGCTGGGTGGTTTGGTTCAAGGTCACAAAGTGAGTTTATGCCAGGCTGGATCCTGGACAGGTCAACCTGGTGTCCCTGGAAGCCAGGAGACCAAAGTTTTAGCTCAGTGCAACTGGGGGCCCCTATTTCCTCTGTCAAATATCAAAGCACCCTTTGACTGAGCCATGCCATGCTCCTCAACCTCCATTGTGGGCAGTACCAAACTGCATACCGTTTTGCACTTTACAAAGAGTACCAAAGAAGGTACTTCTGCTCAGTGTCTCCAAAGGAGTTTGAGAGAGCGCATGGGTGGGAGGCCATCAGTTGTTCTGGTGGGCAGGCATGGAGGGTGGGCAGTTCTCCCTTCTTTTCAACTGAAGTAGTGTTTGAGGAGCCAGATCTTACCTCCACACATTTGGGTGTGTGGCCCTTTGAAGCTCTGTCCTGCCCCTAGAGAGGAAGAAGCCCCAAGGTCCAAGACTGCAGAGAAAAAGGTTTGAGCAGGAGCCTAAGGGGAGAGCAGACATTAGTCATCCTGTTCACATGGCACGGGGAGGACGAGAAAACAGAAGGTCTTCTCTGTGCACCAGCTTCTTCCATAAGAGGGGCTGACGCATTTGCACAGAATCTCATTCAAATGAGAACTTACCTGCCCTGGGGTTGAGAGCCCTTAGGCAGAGCACTTGCACCTCCCTCTCCCCGACCCCGACCCCGAGTGATTGCACTGGGAGCACCTGGGAAAGGTGAGATAAGGCTGAGCATGAGCAGTCTGGGTTTGCCTTTTCCCCCGGGGAACGTGCCAGGAAAGGGCACGATAAACACAGTTAGGCCCGGTAAACCCAGAGTTCTAAGTTTCCTTTGTACATACTATGAAGTGgacatttttgtgtgaacatgaaCATGAATGTTTGTGGAGTCATAGGCAAAAATGTATGTATCTTTTTAAGATAATGGAAATTTCAGAGACATTTTGAGCCAGTGGCCAGCAGCTTCAGGCTTTGTGGAGACTACTTCATAGCTCTCTAGGGGAGctcaagtgaaaaagaaagaggaatgatGGGTCTTCTGAGTCTGACTCTAAACTTCtggtcttggtttcctcatctgcaaattgGGCACAAGGACAAGGGGAGAAGAGACCTTCTTTAAGGCCTCTGAGGCCTGGGATCTACCTTGGTGGGGTCTGGGGCCAGGCAGTCTCCCCCACGGGCCTGCCCCCTCCTCTCACAGCTGATCTACGATGCCGGTGTGGCCTTCGTGGTCATCATGTTTACCTGGTCTGGCCTGGCCTGCCTTATCTTTCTGAACTGCGCCCTCAACTGGCCCATCGAAGCTTTTCCTGCCCCTGAGGAAGTCAATTACACGTGAGTGGCTGGAGTGGGCGGAGACTCTCCCTGGGGCAGAGAGGGTGGTCAGGGGTGTGGTGATATGATAGATGGAATTAACTTGGGATTCAGAGAGACCTCGGCTTGGACCTCTGCTtggcaaatcgcttgagccctcCAAGctctgctttctcatctgtaCTGTAAGCCTGTTCCTACCTACCCACAGGTcgcttttgtttgtctttttagaggcagtgtcttgctctgtcactcaggctggagggcagtgtctTGGtcctggttcactgcagcctcaaactgctgggctcaagcgaacctctccctctgcctcccgaggtgctggggttacaggcacataccaccatgcccagttagttttgtaattttttgtagagacggggcttactgtgttacccaggatggttttgaactcctggacttaagtgatcctccccacttggcctcccaaagtgccagattacaggtgtgagccactgtgcccagcctcccatGGGTGTTTTTAAGTGATAGAGTTGGTACATAACAGGTGGTCAAAACATggtaactatttatttatttatttatttgacagagtctcactcggtcacccaggctggagtgcagtggtgtgatctcagtgaactgcaacttctgtctcctgagttcaagtgattctcctgcttcagcctcctgaatagctaggattacaggcacgcgccaccacacctggctaatttttgtattttttagtagagacagggtttcaccatgttggccaggctggtcttgaactcttggcctcaagtgatctgcctggctcggcctcccaaagtgctgggattacaggtgtgagccaccatgcccagcctatggtAACTATTTATgtgagtgcaaaagtaattatggtttttgccattaaaagtaatgggccagttgcagtggctgatgcctgtaatcccagcactttgggaggccaagaagggcggatcacctgaggtgggaagttctagaccagcctgaccaacatggagaaacaccacctctactaaaaatacaaaagtagctgggcgtggtggtgcatgcctgtaatcccagctagtcgggaggctgaggcaggagaatcgcttgaaccctagaggctgaggttgcagtgagctgagatcacaccattgcactccagcgtgggcaacaagagcaaaacctccatctcaaaaaaaaaaaaaaaaaaaagtaacgacaaaatattgttttcatcCTTTCTGGGTTTGGAGATCAGAGTAGGAGGTACCTCAGTAATAGCACTTGATGCCATGTGGTTCCAAAAAGAGGGACATAAAAGAATCCAGCACTCTGCCTTTTGTGGGGCCACCTGAACACCAACTTTTTCCAGCCCCCTATCAGTGCAGCCGAGGCAAGAGGTGATGTTCCCCACCAAGCGCATAAGGTGACATTACAGAGCTGACAgttatgccaggcactgtacttaGCCCCTATCCCATCCTCAAACAGCTGTATGATGTAGATTCGGTATTAACTCCATTAATAATGAAAGTGCAGGGAACAAAGTGACTTTCCAAAGGTCATGCCATTCAAAGGAGGGTGAATCTTAGGTTGGACACAGGCTGTCTGACTCTGGAGTCTGAGGTCTTAATGCCGCCTCCGCCATAGGAACAGCCCAAGTGAAAAACAGCTGATCCACTCTTCATTTACTTGGCATCTGTGCTAAGCTGGTCCCTGAGCCAAGCTCTGAGCAACAAACCAGGAGCTCTGCATTAGGGAGCTTGCAAGCACGTCAGTGCCGGGTAAAGGGGTGCTGGACACCGCTGGGACGGCGGCCAAGCACTAGGCTGTTGAAGGTGGGCTCTGTGTGACTGGTTCCCTACACTCTGGCCTGACTGCCTGCAGGAAGAAGATCAAGCTGAGTGGGCTGGCCCTGGACCACAAGGTGACAGGCGACCGCTTCTACACCCATGTGACCACCGTGGGccagaggctgagccagaaggCCCCCAGCCTGGAGGACGGGTCGGATGCCTTCATGTCGCCCCAGGATGTTCGAGGCACCTCAGAAAACCCTCCTGAGAGTGAGTGGCTGGTCAAGGTGCCGGCCTTGGGGAACAGGGACGGTGGGTCCTCATATTCAGGGAGCACTCATGCTTGAGTATTTATTCGCGCCCCTCTTCAGTCCTTACAACATCCCATGATGTAGGTGGGGCGTGCTCTCCATTTACAGATGGGCAAATCAAAGCTCAACTAACTCTGGGCAGTTCAGATGCAGGGTTACCCTGCTGGTTTcctgggatgggggagggaggagctCCTTGTACCCATGGAGTACAAGAGGGATTGGTctctggggcctgtcagggacaAGGTCTCTGGGCCTGTCGGGTAGCTGGTTTCCTCAGGGCCCCTTGCAACCTCTGAGCTTATTGCATCAGGTGCAGGTAGGCCCACAAGCCTCCTGGCAGGGGTCCTCCACACCTGGCTGGCTTTTGCCCCCTGCTGGTCACAGGAGGAGCTGCAACCTGCCTGGGCTGCTTCTCAGGAGGGACATGAAGATCCCAGGACTGCCAGTTCCATAAGTGGAAGGAGCTCCTTGGAGTCAGTTGAGGGTTTGAGTCCTGCTCTCCAGTTATAGGCTATGTGGCTTGGGTAGATCACTTAACCTTGCTCTTGATTTCCTTACCTCTTAAACTAGCACTAAAAGCACCCTACGAACTGTAAAGTTAGTTGTGATGACTGAATGACACCATGGATGTGGAAGCTCTCTGTAAAGTGCAAAACGGTGTGCAGTTTGACGGTGGTTACCCCCAGAGCCGATTCTCAGAGGGCGGCATGGCTAAGGGCATGAGCTGGAGTTAGGCTGACCTGCTGCTTCCCGCCCtgtgagcttgggcaagtcatttaacttcctgagctgcagtttcctcatcagtaaaatgtgaTAAGGACAGGGTTGTTGTAAGAttgattaaatgggataataaatgTCAAGTATGTAGCCCATAGTGAGTGCttcagagttttttttgtttctgttttgttttttttttttttgagatgaagcctcgctctgttgcctaggcacacaatcttggctcactccaacttccacctcctgggttcaagcaattctcctgcctcagcctcccaaatagctgggactacaggcgtgcaccaccacgcctggctaatttctgtatctttagtagagatgaggttttaccatgttggccaggctggtctcaaactcctgacctcatgatcctcctacctcagcctcccaaagttttgggattacaggtgtgagccaccgtgccctgccagttttgttttttgtaaaaatagacagggtcttgctgttgcctgggctggagtgcagtggtacaatcatagctcactgcagccttgacctcctgggctcaagcgatcctcctgcctcagcctcctgagtagctgggaatacaggtgtgcaccaccatgcctggctaattatatatgtactttttttttttttttaattttagagataggatctcgctatgttgaccaccaggctggtcttgaactcttgggctaagtgatcctcctacctctgcctcccaaagtgttgggattacaggcctgagccatggtGCTCAACTGAGTTATTTTTACCACACAAAGCATAGGACATACATCCAGAGGGCACCTAAAAATGTTCTGAGCTGGGCAGGAGCCTGGAGGCAAGTGAATCTGAACTTTCCCATCTTTGAAGAAACCAGTCCCTCTCCAAAGTCACATAGTGTCACTCCCCTCAAGaactgcttgagctgggacaaTCAGAGGGCAGTGGAAGGTCTGGGGCTCAGGGGCGCCCCCTGCTGTCTCCCCAGGGTCTGTCCCCTTCCGCAAGAGCCTCTGCTCCCCCATTTTCCTGTGGAGCCTCCTCACCATGGGCATGACCCAGCTGCGGATCATCTTCTACATGGCTGCCATGAACAAGATGCTGGAGTACCTTGTGACTGGAGGCCAGGAGCATGGTGAGGCACCGCTGAGGCCCCTGGGGGTTGGGGGCACAGGAGGGTCACCCTGGCTGAGCTCCCCTCACCATACCTTTCCCTATCCACAGAGATGAATGAACAGCAGCAACAAAAGGTGGCAGAGACAGGTAGGGCAATGAAAGCAGGGCCCTGGCCCACGCCCACCCTGCTGCAACCCGCTTCTCAGGGGGTGGGACTCCTCTAGGCCTGGGCCCACCCAGGTAACCCTGGGCATTTGGGGGATGTAAGAGTCTGGGTTCAGAGGAGGGCTATTTTGGTGCTCTCTGGCCTCTGCCGGAAGGGGTGGTGGTGTCCACTGAGTGCCAGTTTCTGACCCCACTGCCCTTCCCATCCTGCCCAGTTGGGTTCTACTCCTCCATCTTCGGGGCCATGCAGTTGTTGTGCCTTCTCACCTGCCCCCTCATTGGCTACATCATGGATTGGCGGATTAAGGACTGCGTGGATGCCCCAACTCAGGGCACTGTCCTCGGAGATGCCAGGTGACCGGCCTGTACAGGGATGGTGACAGCAAGTGGTCAGGCAGCGCTCTTCATTTTCTCTGCACGTTTACATCCAGCAGCTCATTTCTTTCTCCCAAGAACCCTAAGAGAGCAGAGGTacctccccattttacaaatgagaaactaaGGCTAGGAAGGGACCTGGCTTGCTTAATAATAAGAATAGCTAATGCAGCGTGCTGACTGTGCACCGCTCGGCACCTTGCCTTGTTTAGTCCTACAACACCTCTCTGAGGTAGGTGCATTAATATCTCCATTTTGCggatgaggaaaccgaggtaCAGGGTTGCCCATTTAAGTCATTACATGAACATTACATAATGTAACATTGTGTTACATTCTATTATAGGCACAGAGTAACCCTGATATACTGTGGAAGGAGACCACACAAAACAGGGGATACCAGGAGGCAGGATCCTTGGGGGCCATCTTGTTGGCTGGAGACCACCATtgagggtttggttttgttttgtttttgagacagagtcttgctctgtcacccaggctggagtgcagtggcaggatctcagctcactgcaacctctgcctcccaggttcaagcgattctcctgcctcagcctctcgagtagctggagtTCACCACGGAGTCTTGAACCCGGATTCTGTGACTGCTTTTGCTCTTTTTGTGTTCATCCAAACAGTCCCTGTTTATCCTGAGAGGGTGGGAGAAAGAGACTGGGAGAGAAGGAAATCCAGTGGCTTCCCTCCCTGCCAGCAGAGCCTGGCCCTGGCACTGAGCCTTCCTCCTCTACCCTCTGCTCCTCATGGCGAGGGTCCTTTAGTAGGGTCCTTCTGTCCAGGACACATGGACCACCTGCCCTCACCCCAGCCTGCCgacctgtctcctgggctggccTCAGAGCCCTTGTTTGTGCCAGCGAGAGGAAGCGCTGGACAGTCGGGCCAAGCTGCTGTCCCCAGGAGGACATCTGCTTTTGTCCAGGGCAGGGACACCTTCTTGAGGACTTCTGATGACAGACGATGAGAGATGGTGCGAGAGCTTCCCACTTTCCACCTTCTTTCCCATCCTTGGTTCTCAAACCTTCAAGTGTGCATGAGAATCACTTCGTGGGGGGTGTTTGTCCAAATGCAGATCTGCAGATCTCCCTGCTGAGATTCCGGGGGCTGAGATGAGGCCTGTGAATCTGCATGTGAAGAAAGCATCCGCTTTGATGCTTGTGTCATGGGGTAGGGGAGCAAAACTTTGAGAAACATGGAGCTAGAGAACATGGGTTTCTATGGGTTTCCCATAGAAACATGAATTTCTATGTTTTCTGCTTCCCTGACATCGAAAGCACATCTGAAGGGGGAGGGGCCAGGCCAAGAACCAGGGAGTCCTGGGAATGTAGAGGCAGCAGCCAGTGACTTCCCGTTCTCCTCAGGGACGGGGTTGCTACCAAATCCATCAGACCACGCTACTGCAAGATCCAAAAGCTCACCAATGCCATCAACGCCTTCACCCTGACCAACCTGCTGCTTGTGGGTTTTGGCGTCACCTGCCTTATCAACAACTTACACCTCCAGGTACCCAcctccatccttccctctccctgcctcccgaGGCTCCTCCAAAGGGATGGTCCACCCAGCACCTGCTTTTCAGGAAGCGCAGTTCTGGTCTTCTGTTCTGGATCTATTTTCCGGGTTCTCCAGGAAGTGTTTCTAGTAGATTGGGTTGGCGAGGGGGTAGGAATTGAGGCCCAGTTGGCTTCTTCGCCCTACCCCTCCTTCCTCCAGCCTCCACACACTCTCCTAACCTCTtcactctctctttttgcctttaGTTTGTGACCTTTGTTCTGCACACCATTGTTCGAGGTTTCTTCCACTCGGCCTGTGGGAGTCTCTATGCTGCAGTGTGAGTCTGTTCGGCTGAAACGCCTTCCTGAGCTTTGCAACTGTGATCAGAGTACCCCAGGGCAGGGCTGGAAGGGCCCCAGGCATCCCCTAATGCGCCCCTCTCTGAGCCCCTCTGATGGCAGGGAGCTCACTTCCTTAAAGGCAGCCTATCCCGCTGTAATTGACTCCCCCTGTTGGAGTCTTCCCTTAGAGGAAGCTGAAATACCTGGCTTGA
Protein-coding sequences here:
- the SLC43A1 gene encoding large neutral amino acids transporter small subunit 3 isoform X8, which translates into the protein MAPTLQQAYRRRWWMACTAVLENLFFSAVLLGWGSLLIMLKNEGFYSSMCPAENSINSTQDEQRRWPGCDRQDEMLNLGFTIGSFVLSATTLPLGILMDRFGPRPVRLVGSACFAASCTLMALASRDVEVLSPLIFLALSLNGFGGICLTFTSLTLPNMFGNLRSTLMALMIGSYASSAITFPGIKLIYDAGVAFVVIMFTWSGLACLIFLNCALNWPIEAFPAPEEVNYTKKIKLSGLALDHKVTGDRFYTHVTTVGQRLSQKAPSLEDGSDAFMSPQDVRGTSENPPERSVPFRKSLCSPIFLWSLLTMGMTQLRIIFYMAAMNKMLEYLVTGGQEHEMNEQQQQKVAETVGFYSSIFGAMQLLCLLTCPLIGYIMDWRIKDCVDAPTQGTVLGDARDGVATKSIRPRYCKIQKLTNAINAFTLTNLLLVGFGVTCLINNLHLQVNLGLLLFSLLGFLLPSYLFYYRARLRKEYTANGMGPLKVLSGSEVTA
- the SLC43A1 gene encoding large neutral amino acids transporter small subunit 3 isoform X7, coding for MRIPRPPGRSDWLAASMAPTLQQAYRRRWWMACTAVLENLFFSAVLLGWGSLLIMLKNEGFYSSMCPAENSINSTQDEQRRWPGCDRQDEMLNLGFTIGSFVLSATTLPLGILMDRFGPRPVRLVGSACFAASCTLMALASRDVEVLSPLIFLALSLNGFGGICLTFTSLTLPNMFGNLRSTLMALMIGSYASSAITFPGIKLIYDAGVAFVVIMFTWSGLACLIFLNCALNWPIEAFPAPEEVNYTKKIKLSGLALDHKVTGDRFYTHVTTVGQRLSQKAPSLEDGSDAFMSPQDVRGTSENPPERSVPFRKSLCSPIFLWSLLTMGMTQLRIIFYMAAMNKMLEYLVTGGQEHEMNEQQQQKVAETVGFYSSIFGAMQLLCLLTCPLIGYIMDWRIKDCVDAPTQGTVLGDARDGVATKSIRPRYCKIQKLTNAINAFTLTNLLLVGFGVTCLINNLHLQVNLGLLLFSLLGFLLPSYLFYYRARLRKEYTANGMGPLKVLSGSEVTA
- the SLC43A1 gene encoding large neutral amino acids transporter small subunit 3 isoform X12, translating into MRIPRPPGRSDWLAASMAPTLQQAYRRRWWMACTAVLENLFFSAVLLGWGSLLIMLKNEGFYSSMCPAENSINSTQDEQRRWPGCDRQDEMLNLGFTIGSFVLSATTLPLGILMDRFGPRPVRLVGSACFAASCTLMALASRDVEVLSPLIFLALSLNGFGGICLTFTSLTLPNMFGNLRSTLMALMIGSYASSAITFPGIKLIYDAGVAFVVIMFTWSGLACLIFLNCALNWPIEAFPAPEEVNYTKKIKLSGLALDHKVTGDRFYTHVTTVGQRLSQKAPSLEDGSDAFMSPQDVRGTSENPPERSVPFRKSLCSPIFLWSLLTMGMTQLRIIFYMAAMNKMLEYLVTGGQEHEMNEQQQQKVAETVGFYSSIFGAMQLLCLLTCPLIGYIMDWRIKDCVDAPTQGTVLGDARHRVTLIYCGRRPHKTGDTRRQDPWGPSCWLETTIEGLVLFCF
- the SLC43A1 gene encoding large neutral amino acids transporter small subunit 3 isoform X1, producing the protein MRIPRPPGRSDWLAASMAPTLQQAYRRRWWMACTAVLENLFFSAVLLGWGSLLIMLKNEGFYSSMCPAENSINSTQDEQRRWPGCDRQDEMLNLGFTIGSFVLSATTLPLGILMDRFGPRPVRLVGSACFAASCTLMALASRDVEVLSPLIFLALSLNGFGGICLTFTSLTLPNMFGNLRSTLMALMIGSYASSAITFPGIKLIYDAGVAFVVIMFTWSGLACLIFLNCALNWPIEAFPAPEEVNYTKKIKLSGLALDHKVTGDRFYTHVTTVGQRLSQKAPSLEDGSDAFMSPQDVRGTSENPPERSVPFRKSLCSPIFLWSLLTMGMTQLRIIFYMAAMNKMLEYLVTGGQEHEMNEQQQQKVAETVGFYSSIFGAMQLLCLLTCPLIGYIMDWRIKDCVDAPTQGTVLGDARDGVATKSIRPRYCKIQKLTNAINAFTLTNLLLVGFGVTCLINNLHLQFVTFVLHTIVRGFFHSACGSLYAAVFPSNHFGTLTGLQSLISAVFALLQQPLFMAMVGPLKGEPFWVNLGLLLFSLLGFLLPSYLFYYRARLRKEYTANGMGPLKVLSGSEVTA
- the SLC43A1 gene encoding large neutral amino acids transporter small subunit 3 isoform X6 → MAPTLQQAYRRRWWMACTAVLENLFFSAVLLGWGSLLIMLKNEGFYSSMCPAENSINSTQDEQRRWPGCDRQDEMLNLGFTIGSFVLSATTLPLGILMDRFGPRPVRLVGSACFAASCTLMALASRDVEVLSPLIFLALSLNGFGGICLTFTSLTLPNMFGNLRSTLMALMIGSYASSAITFPGIKLIYDAGVAFVVIMFTWSGLACLIFLNCALNWPIEAFPAPEEVNYTKKIKLSGLALDHKVTGDRFYTHVTTVGQRLSQKAPSLEDGSDAFMSPQDVRGTSENPPERSVPFRKSLCSPIFLWSLLTMGMTQLRIIFYMAAMNKMLEYLVTGGQEHEMNEQQQQKVAETVGFYSSIFGAMQLLCLLTCPLIGYIMDWRIKDCVDAPTQGTVLGDARDGVATKSIRPRYCKIQKLTNAINAFTLTNLLLVGFGVTCLINNLHLQVPIQPLWDADRPAVPHQCRVRLASAATFHGDGGTPERRALLGESGPPAILTPGIPVAFLPLLLPCPAPEGVHCQWDGPTEGA
- the SLC43A1 gene encoding large neutral amino acids transporter small subunit 3 isoform X10, which codes for MAPTLQQAYRRRWWMACTAVLENLFFSAVLLGWGSLLIMLKNEGFYSSMCPAENSINSTQDEQRRWPGCDRQDEMLNLGFTIGSFVLSATTLPLGILMDRFGPRPVRLVGSACFAASCTLMALASRDVEVLSPLIFLALSLNGFGGICLTFTSLTLPNMFGNLRSTLMALMIGSYASSAITFPGIKLIYDAGVAFVVIMFTWSGLACLIFLNCALNWPIEAFPAPEEVNYTKKIKLSGLALDHKVTGDRFYTHVTTVGQRLSQKAPSLEDGSDAFMSPQDVRGTSENPPERSVPFRKSLCSPIFLWSLLTMGMTQLRIIFYMAAMNKMLEYLVTGGQEHEMNEQQQQKVAETVGFYSSIFGAMQLLCLLTCPLIGYIMDWRIKDCVDAPTQGTVLGDARDGVATKSIRPRYCKIQKLTNAINAFTLTNLLLVGFGVTCLINNLHLQFVTFVLHTIVRGFFHSACGSLYAAV
- the SLC43A1 gene encoding large neutral amino acids transporter small subunit 3 isoform X13: MAPTLQQAYRRRWWMACTAVLENLFFSAVLLGWGSLLIMLKNEGFYSSMCPAENSINSTQDEQRRWPGCDRQDEMLNLGFTIGSFVLSATTLPLGILMDRFGPRPVRLVGSACFAASCTLMALASRDVEVLSPLIFLALSLNGFGGICLTFTSLTLPNMFGNLRSTLMALMIGSYASSAITFPGIKLIYDAGVAFVVIMFTWSGLACLIFLNCALNWPIEAFPAPEEVNYTKKIKLSGLALDHKVTGDRFYTHVTTVGQRLSQKAPSLEDGSDAFMSPQDVRGTSENPPERSVPFRKSLCSPIFLWSLLTMGMTQLRIIFYMAAMNKMLEYLVTGGQEHEMNEQQQQKVAETVGFYSSIFGAMQLLCLLTCPLIGYIMDWRIKDCVDAPTQGTVLGDARHRVTLIYCGRRPHKTGDTRRQDPWGPSCWLETTIEGLVLFCF
- the SLC43A1 gene encoding large neutral amino acids transporter small subunit 3 isoform X2; this translates as MAPTLQQAYRRRWWMACTAVLENLFFSAVLLGWGSLLIMLKNEGFYSSMCPAENSINSTQDEQRRWPGCDRQDEMLNLGFTIGSFVLSATTLPLGILMDRFGPRPVRLVGSACFAASCTLMALASRDVEVLSPLIFLALSLNGFGGICLTFTSLTLPNMFGNLRSTLMALMIGSYASSAITFPGIKLIYDAGVAFVVIMFTWSGLACLIFLNCALNWPIEAFPAPEEVNYTKKIKLSGLALDHKVTGDRFYTHVTTVGQRLSQKAPSLEDGSDAFMSPQDVRGTSENPPERSVPFRKSLCSPIFLWSLLTMGMTQLRIIFYMAAMNKMLEYLVTGGQEHEMNEQQQQKVAETVGFYSSIFGAMQLLCLLTCPLIGYIMDWRIKDCVDAPTQGTVLGDARDGVATKSIRPRYCKIQKLTNAINAFTLTNLLLVGFGVTCLINNLHLQFVTFVLHTIVRGFFHSACGSLYAAVFPSNHFGTLTGLQSLISAVFALLQQPLFMAMVGPLKGEPFWVNLGLLLFSLLGFLLPSYLFYYRARLRKEYTANGMGPLKVLSGSEVTA
- the SLC43A1 gene encoding large neutral amino acids transporter small subunit 3 isoform X9, whose amino-acid sequence is MRIPRPPGRSDWLAASMAPTLQQAYRRRWWMACTAVLENLFFSAVLLGWGSLLIMLKNEGFYSSMCPAENSINSTQDEQRRWPGCDRQDEMLNLGFTIGSFVLSATTLPLGILMDRFGPRPVRLVGSACFAASCTLMALASRDVEVLSPLIFLALSLNGFGGICLTFTSLTLPNMFGNLRSTLMALMIGSYASSAITFPGIKLIYDAGVAFVVIMFTWSGLACLIFLNCALNWPIEAFPAPEEVNYTKKIKLSGLALDHKVTGDRFYTHVTTVGQRLSQKAPSLEDGSDAFMSPQDVRGTSENPPERSVPFRKSLCSPIFLWSLLTMGMTQLRIIFYMAAMNKMLEYLVTGGQEHEMNEQQQQKVAETVGFYSSIFGAMQLLCLLTCPLIGYIMDWRIKDCVDAPTQGTVLGDARDGVATKSIRPRYCKIQKLTNAINAFTLTNLLLVGFGVTCLINNLHLQFVTFVLHTIVRGFFHSACGSLYAAV